One segment of Pyricularia oryzae 70-15 chromosome 3, whole genome shotgun sequence DNA contains the following:
- a CDS encoding peptide transporter PTR2-A, which translates to MSTAPELDLAEAARAHAPSTAKEGMTTRGSTESLRAVEGEIYPTEEEFATLRRVHGKVSWLIYTIGLVEMCERFAYYGTTAVFVNFIAYPLPEGSTTGAGGTDRQAGALGLGQQASTSLTLFNAFWSYFMPLLGGYLADTYWGRFMTIQYAIVLATIGHILIIVAAIPSVITNPSGALGAFIVGILFFGTGVGWFKANISPLIAEQYEMQHPRAVIETLPSGERVIVDPVVTISRIYMRYYFLVNVGALVGQISMVYAEKYVGFWLSYLLPTLLFFLCPIIMVISRKSYAKRPPTGSVLGNMAKLVAFGIKKGSITELNKDVFWDRIKPSRVTGADRPKFMDTIDDAWVDEVRRGLSACYVFAFLPIFWLAYNQMSNNMINQAATMRLDGIPNDVVTNLNPFSLLILIPICDKLIYPALAKAGIRFTPIKKIALGFVSAALSMAIAAIIQHFIYVKSPCGYSASECIDPPNPPDMSVWIQTPAYVLIALSEVFASITGLEYAFTKAPRNMRGMVTGVFWLVNSISAALGFAFVGLATDPLLVWLYTTVAIVSAVGGIAFWFCFRKLDKREDELNALPESNYKGRHLDGPMDVEKRVMDDEATQAAPAATSVPAPGTASGTAADVDAVTPVEAGSTEKRQ; encoded by the exons ATGTCGACCGCTCCGGAGCTCGACttggccgaggcggccaggGCGCATGCGCCTAGCACGGCCAAAGAAGGCATGACCACTAGGGGATCAACCGAGTCCCTCAGGGCCGTCGAGGGCGAGATTTATCCCACAGAGGAGGAGTTCGCGACTCTCCGCCGTGTTCATGGCAAAGTCAGCTGGCTGATCTACACTATTGGTTTGGTTGAGATGTGCGAGCGTTTTGCGTACTATGGTACCACAGCTGTCT TCGTCAACTTCATTGCCTATCCCCTCCCTGAAGGCTCCACAACTGGTGCTGGAGGCACCGACAGACAGGCTGGTGCCTTGGGTCTTGGTCAACAGGCATCCACCTCGTTGACGCTCTTCAACGCCTTCTGGTCCTACTTCATGCCGCTCCTGGGTGGATACCTTGCCGATACTTACTGGGGTCGTTTCATGACCATCCAGTATGCCATCGTCCTCGCCACCATTGGTCACATCTTGATCATTGTGGCTGCTATTCCCTCGGTCATCACCAATCCCAGCGGCGCACTCGGCGCTTTCATCGTCGGCATTCTATTCTTTGGCACCGGTGTCGGTTGGTTCAAGGCCAATATCTCACCGCTGATCGCCGAGCAATATGAAATGCAACACCCCCGCGCCGTCATCGAGACTCTACCTTCTGGCGAGCGCGTTATTGTTGACCCAGTCGTGACGATTTCCAG AATCTACATGCGCTACTACTTCCTGGTCAACGTGGGTGCGCTCGTTGGACAGATCAGCATGGTGTACGCCGAGAAGTACGTCGGCTTCTGGCTGTCGTACTTGCTCCCCACTCTGTTGTTCTTCCTTTGCCCCATTATCATGGTCATCAGCCGCAAGAGCTATGCCAAGCGTCCCCCGACCGGGTCTGTTCTCGGCAACATGGCCAAACTTGTTGCGTTCGGTATCAAGAAGGGCTCCATCACAGAGTTGAACAAGGACGTCTTCTGGGACCGTATCAAGCCCAGCCGTGTCACTGGTGCTGACCGACCCAAGTTTATGGACACCATTGACGACGCTTGGGTTGACGAGGTCCGCCGAGGCCTGTCTGCCTGTTATGTGTTTGCCTTCTTGCCCATCTTCTGGCTGGCCTACAACCAGATGAGCAACAACATGATCAACCAGGCAGCCACAATGCGCCTTGATGGCATCCCGAACGATGTCGTCACCAACCTGAACCCCTTTTCGCTCCTTATCTTGATTCCCATCTGCGACAAGCTGATTTACCCGGCCCTCGCCAAGGCCGGCATCCGCTTCACTCCCATCAAGAAGATCGCGTTGGGATTTGTTTCAGCCGCCCTTTCCATGGCCATTGCCGCCATCATCCAGCACTTTATCTATGTCAAGTCTCCCTGCGGCTACAGCGCCTCGGAATGTATCGACCCACCCAACCCCCCTGACATGAGTGTTTGGATCCAAACGCCCGCCTACGTTTTGATTGCTCTCTCCGAGGTTTTTGCATCCATCACTGGTCTCGAGTACGCCTTCACTAAGGCGCCGCGAAACATGAGGGGAATGGTCACTGGTGTTTTCTG GCTCGTCAATTCGATCAGCGCCGCCCTTGGCTTTGCATTCGTCGGACTTGCTACGGATCCACTTCTCGTCTGGCTGTACACCACCGTTGCCATCGTCAGTGCGGTTGGAGGTATTGCTTTCTGGTTCTGCTTCCGCAAGCTTGACAAGCGGGAGGATGAGCTTAACGCTCTTCCCGAATCCAACTACAAGGGGCGCCACCTTGATGGCCCCATGGATGTCGAGAAGAGGGTGATGGACGACGAAGCCACGCAAGCTGCACCTGCTGCTACGTCTGTCCCTGCACCCGGCACTGCATCCGGGACGGCTGCCGATGTCGACGCCGTGACCCCCGTGGAGGCCGGCAGCACCGAGAAGCGCCAATAG
- a CDS encoding CMGC/MAPK protein kinase, translating to MSDLQGRKIFKVFNQDFIVDERYTVTKELGQGAYGIVCAAVNNQTSEGVAIKKVTNVFSKKILAKRALREIKLLQHFRGHRNITCLYDMDIPRPDNFNETYLYEELMECDLAAIIRSGQPLTDAHFQSFIYQILCGLKYIHSANVLHRDLKPGNLLVNADCELKICDFGLARGFSVDPEENAGYMTEYVATRWYRAPEIMLSFQSYTKAIDVWSVGCILAELLGGRPFFKGRDYVDQLNQILHILGTPNEETLSRIGSPRAQEYVRNLPFMAKKPFPTLFPNANPDALDLLDRMLAFDPSSRISVEQALEHPYLHIWHDASDEPDCPTTFNFDFEVVEDVGEMRKMILDEVYRFRQLVRTAPGAGGHGAPHAPQVPIPAGAGQGQWKAEDPRPQEYVGQMNDLEAELAGGLDQRR from the exons ATGTCGGATCTCCAGGGCCGCAAGATATTCAAGGTGTTCAACCAGGACTTTATCGTGGACGAACGTTACACTGTCACCAAGGAACTCGGTCAGGGAGCCTACGGTATCGTGTG CgccgccgttaataaccagacGTCCGAGGGTGTTGCCATCAAGAAGGTCACCAATGTTTTCAGCAAGAAAATCCTAGCCAAGCGCGCCTTGCGCGAGATCAAGCTTCTGCAGCATTTccgaggccaccgtaac ATTACATGTCTCTATGACATGGACATACCCCGCCCAGATAACTTCAACGAGACCTATCTCTATGAAG AGCTGATGGAGTGTGATCTGGCTGCCATTATCCGATCAGGCCAGCCCTTGACCGATGCGCACTTCCAGTCTTTCATCTACCAGATTCTCTGCGGCCTGAAGTACATACACTCAGCCAATGTGCTGCACCGTGATTTGAAACCCGGAAACTTGCTCGTCAACGCCGATTGCGAGCTGAAGATTTGCGACTTTGGTCTTGCGCGTGGTTTCTCGGTGGACCCTGAGGAGAACGCTGGTTACATGACTGAATATGTGGCTACCAGGTGGTACCGTGCACCTGAGATTATGTTGAGCTTCCAAAGCTACACGAAAGCGA TTGATGTATGGTCGGTTGGATGCATTTTGGCAGAGCTGCTGGGAGGCAGGCCCTTCTTCAAGGGTCGCGATTACGTCGACCAGCTCAACCAGATCCTTCATATACTCGGCACACCGAACGAGGAGACCCTTTCGCGAATTGGTTCCCCGAGGGCCCAGGAGTACGTCCGGAACCTGCCGTTCATGGCCAAGAAGCCTTTCCCAACACTCTTCCCGAACGCCAACCCCGATGCGCTGGACCTTCTCGATCGCATGCTGGCGTTCGACCCCTCATCCCGTATCTCGGTTGAGCAGGCTCTCGAGCACCCGTATCTCCACATCTGGCACGATGCCTCTGACGAACCCGACTGCCCGACCACCTTCAACTTCGACTTTGAGGTCGTCGAGGACGTTGGTGAGATGCGCAAGATGATCCTGGACGAGGTCTACCGTTTCCGTCAGCTTGTGCGCACCGCCcctggtgctggtggccACGGTGCACCCCACGCTCCCCAGGTGCCGATCCCTGCAGGTGCCGGTCAAGGTCAATGGAAGGCCGAGGACCCGCGCCCGCAAGAGTACGTCGGTCAGATGAATGACCTAGAGGCTGAGCTTGCTGGCGGTTTGGATCAGAGGAGGTGA
- a CDS encoding phosphotyrosine protein phosphatase — MRRTNNDRATPSPRSGAFARMPVRLPTTSSTPPTPTSTESTMPEKVSVLFCCLGNICRSTMAEGVFRDMTGKAPYKDRVGRVDSCGTGAYHTGDSPDDRTMATLEAHGITDYQHAARKVSLKDFDTFDYIFAMDRSNLSDLERLKRSKPDAKAKVMLFGEFSGTGKAEIVSDPYYGGHQGFEKAYEQAMRFSKNFLKDKFPEVEVESEN; from the exons ATGCGCCGGACCAATAACGACCGGGCAACGCCCTCCCCACGCAGCGGAGCGTTTGCACGAATGCCAGTGCGGCTTCCCACAACCTCGTCAACACCGCCAACGCCGACCTCGACGGAGTCCACGATGCCGGAAAAGGTCTCTGTGCTATTCTGCTGCCTGGGCAACATTTGCCGGTCGACAATGGCCGAGGGCGTCTTCCGCGACATGACGGGAAAGGCGCCTTACAAGGATCGGGTCGGGAGGGTAGACTCGTGCGGCACAG GCGCATATCATACAGGCGACAGCCCGGATGACCGGACCATGGCAACGTTGGAGGCGCACGGCATCACAGACTACCAGCACGCGGCGCGCAAGGTTTCGCTCAAGGACTTTGACACGTTCGACTACATTTTCGCCATGGACCGGTCCAACCTCTCTGACCTGGAGCGGCTGAAGCGCAGCAAGCCCgacgccaaggccaaggtcaTGCTCTTTGGCGAGTTTTCGGGCACCGGCAAGGCCGAGATAGTCAGCGACCCTTACTATGGTGGCCACCAGGGTTTCGAAAAGGCCTACGAGCAGGCGATGCGGTTTTCGAAGAATTTTCTAAAGGACAAGTTCCCGGAGGTGGAGGTCGAGTCGGAGAACTAG
- a CDS encoding C-3 sterol dehydrogenase/C-4 decarboxylase, translating to MASPPKLLLGDVLVTGGCGFLGHYIVRQLLEDSESGAVHVIDRDTTHNRIDGANYIKASITDEEKVRALVINDLRPRVIFHCASPNFSYPTLSAGTNDQYVSNVKGTEILLKAAKDSPHTEAFVFTSSVDMYSGAPHNNADETQPTWQDADFSPGVDAYRHSKALAARRVIAANASDGTGPGKLKTASLALAHMYGVRDSQLTRAMLDSYGAEGVPLVAIGKGENLVSVVSSENAAKAHLLAAKAMLDPSRANGKVAGETFNVAEDPPILFWHHMRTLWKAARGEAAVKQAWTMPGWVMEWAAFCVEWILRVFTLGFVSPPTMLSSTSISYVLYSHTYDSRKLRDVLGFHPKSSDHDRIVDEAVKWELQRRQELKGRKQE from the coding sequence ATGGCATCACCCCCGAAGCTCTTGCTTGGCGATGTACTCGTCACGGGAGGATGCGGCTTCCTGGGCCACTACATCGTCCGTCAGTTACTCGAGGATAGTGAAAGCGGTGCCGTGCATGTGATTGATCGCGACACCACTCACAACCGCATCGACGGAGCGAATTACATCAAGGCTAGCATCACAGACGAGGAAAAAGTACGGGCGCTGGTCATCAATGACCTACGCCCCCGAGTCATTTTCCACTGTGCATCGCCCAACTTTAGCTACCCTACCCTGAGTGCAGGTACAAACGACCAATACGTCAGCAACGTCAAGGGCACCGAGATACTGctcaaggccgccaaggacAGCCCGCACACGGAGGCCTTTGTGTTCACGTCGAGCGTGGATATGTACTCGGGCGCACCGCACAACAACGCCGACGAAACCCAGCCCACCTGGCAGGATGCCGACTTCAGCCCCGGCGTCGATGCATATCGTCACAGCAAAGCCCTCGCGGCAAGGCGGGTGATCGCGGCAAACGCCAGCGACGGGACCGGGCCCGGAAAGCTCAAGACTGCATCACTGGCCCTGGCGCACATGTATGGCGTCCGCGACTCTCAGCTCACGCGGGCCATGCTCGACAGCTACGGCGCAGAGGGCGTCCCGCTCGTGGCGATCGGCAAGGGGGAGAACTTGGTCAGCGTCGTGTCTTCAGAGAATGCCGCAAAGGCGCATCTGCTCGCGGCGAAAGCCATGCTGGATCCGTCGCGTGCCAACGGCAAGGTCGCAGGGGAGACGTTCAACGTGGCCGAGGACCCGCCCATCTTGTTCTGGCACCACATGCGGACGCTCTGGAAAGCGGCCAGGGGAGAGGCCGCGGTGAAGCAGGCCTGGACGATGCCCGGGTGGGTGATGGAGTGGGCTGCCTTTTGCGTCGAGTGGATTCTTCGCGTCTTTACGCTTGGATTCGTGAGCCCGCCGACTATGCTTAGTAGCACTTCTATAAGCTACGTTTTGTACTCTCATACATATGATTCTCGCAAGCTGAGGGATGTGCTTGGGTTCCACCCCAAGTCCTCGGACCACGACAGGATAGTTGATGAGGCGGTCAAGTGGGAGTTGCAGAGGAGGCAAGAGCTGAAGGGGAGGAAACAGGAGTAG